The sequence ACAGATTATGTCAGCCTCTGATGGTTTTTACAGATGCATGTTTTTCTCACAGTGATCAGGGGCAGCTCCCCCCCCCGCCTGTTGGAGAGAGGCAGCTTCCTCCAGCTGTTGCTGCATCAGTACAGCTGCTATGAGCAGACCGTTTTCCTGTCATGTCCTGGGACAGCAGCAGCGCTCCAGCTGAGTAACCGATATcttgtttgttaaaatgtgcGTGCAAAGTATTCAAGAGAGATATTTTATTCTCCCCAAATACTACTCAGGGCTTGAACTCAATGAGACAACTTACAGTCTGCatcaatttattatttataatctgtatctgtttaacgcTGGCTGCTTTGTGCTCTAGCTCTGatagtgcatgtttgtgtaaataTGCCAAATCCCTGCTTGACGAATAAAGAGTGACGCACAGctagctcctcctaaaagttcctgAAACCGTATTTTTAATATTGCCTCCTGATCAGGGCCAAAATCAAGTTCCAGGAACGTTACCTGGATCAGTGCTGCAGCCAACTGAACCTGTGCAACAGCCTTCATGAGACAGCATGCATCATTAAGCTTTGCCGTCGACAAAAAAAGGGCCAAGTGTCAGTGTTTTGGTGCAGGACAGTGAGCCATCAGTGCACCACAGAGTGAACACGGCTCCGACTACTTCCAGTTTGCAGTGCTGTCCCCTCAACTCcagctctgtctgctctcccaatcacaacaacacagaccAGCTCTGCTGTTCTGAGCGGGCACACGTTTTTAACATCTGTCAGGCTTACCTGAATCTGCGGTAGACGACCCTCAGGTGTCTCAGACGGCCAGTGCCAGTGGTGTTCCTCCTCTTGGCCTTAGCGCTCCAGTTGTCTACAAAATAACTTCAGGTCAGTGTACAGAACCACAGTCAGGACATTCCTTTACCCACAGGCTTCAGGACAAACTGGAGACACGGCACCGTAGAATGCAGCGCAGGTAATCAACAAATGAATGTGCTCCGGGAGAACAGCAACACTGATGACCATTAGACTACTTACACTTTCTCTTGCGCTTCTCGGGGTAGCCACACTTCCCGCAGCTGGACTTCTGCAGGTGGTAGGCCTTGGATCCACACCGACGGCACAGGGTGTGCGTCTTGTTGCGACGCTTACCAAAGGATGATGTTCCCTTCGTCTGGAAGACAGACACCAAAAGAGTCAggaacagctcctgcagctctccACTCACTCTTAATGCTATTACCACTGGCAAAGTCTTGTCTCAGTGAAAGGTACGAATCACAGAGAAGTCATTTGTTCAgacatttgtgttttaaaaacatcactgaCAAGACTCCAGTGGCTGGACAAGATGCAGCACCAACGCCAATTAGCAAGACAACGGGTTTCCCCATTCAAATGCAACGGTGTACACTAAACTACTAAAATCTACTGTTAGACATTAACAACAGAGGACAAGGAGCTGCTTCTCTTCCTATTTTCTCCTcgaaataacaagaaaaaggcCGATTAACCACTGCCGACCAACTTCTTAGCAGTTGTTGTTAGCCAGGAAGCACATTATGTATTTCAAAAAACTAGCTAGTTGTATTAGCCTCTCTCGTTTCTGCTTCTTCACTTGTCGGGGCTAAATATGAATTAGCTCAACACGTTATTTGTGGACAGGCGCTGGTTGAACTGGTGTAAACCGCGGGGCCGGCTCGGCTAGCTCTCCCCGGTGGCTGTCAGCTCTGCTCACCGCTACACACTCACTGTGTTACGGCTAGCAAGTTAGCATCGAATGGATGCGGCTTCAAAATTATCTAAATCAACTTTCATCCTACAAATACCTAATCCAGGCGATGGCCACGTTCAGTAAACATTGCAGTCTCAACAATTCGTATGAGATGAACGTCCTCTTGAACAGATGTTTCGTGATTTCTTTCCGCCATCAGTTCAACTTACCATTTTCCTCCTGTGGCtgtgggaaaagagaaaggaagcgGGTTTGGTGTCGCAGTAAATTACTCCCGGGCTGCTTCCTGTGTCACACAGAAACGCGACCCCGCTGGATGGGAACCATTTGCCCGTCGATgtacaaacaaaaagcaaatgtgagaacaaatatatatatatatatatatatatatatatttttttttttttttttttttttttttttaaatataatttcttATCTATGTATCTGTTTATTTCTTATGTAAAGATGAAGGAAATATCATCAGGTGGGTGGTGTCACATTCAGGGCTAACAGTTAATTTAATCcagctcttttcatttttgctcaCAATGACATGAAGTATATCAAAATACTCGGTCATATTTCCACCAATTCATTTTAAGTGTGGGAAAATTGGTCagtacatacataaacataaatactgCATTTTTGTATGAGATGAACCTGTGGTGTGGCTTAGATTAAACTGGATTTGTGTGCAGTTTATATAGAAtagcactgttgtgttgtgaacTAAATATTATTCTACCGCCTGGTCACTTCTTAACCCCTTCAGTGGCCTTTCTTCTTAAGCCTCACTTAATGACTGGTGCAAAcacaaatggaagaaaaaccTCACCCACTTAAATGCATAATCTGATCCATAAAGTGACGCATGTTCAAGTGAAAAGGTGTTTTTGAGCAGCCCAATCAGAAAGGAAATAGGACCTctgtgtttaattttattttaataaactaAACATGGAAGAACTTTTACTTTAAAGGGAATTATGCTGGGAACTGAGAGCAccttaatggaaaaaaatgaatgaagtccTCTATTACAAATTAATTACCTCTTTTACATGCAGGTCTGTTTGGCCAGGACATCTTTGTCACCGTGGTGCTGTCATAACTTCAGCTGCACATTTGGGGGTGCATAGCccaccctagcaaccccataatagtataatatttaatttactcataaatttcataaaatttgttcatattttgttcTTCATCTTGCCTGATGACCTTAAGACAGCAACATTTTCccaaaatggaaaatcaaacTCTTTGCTTTCATTTAAATGCCTCCTCTTGCACCGGGTCATTGCACAGAACAGCAGTGCAGATGAATATTATCTTTATGGCCAGGAAACTGTGGTACGATGGTCATGTCTTCTGTGGCAGAGATAACGAGAACATCATTACCCAGAAATTGACAGGCCTACCATTTACTCTGAAATTTACTGAGCCCTgcactgaggtttttttttttttttagccattagTCTTTTCAGTTACATGACTCCACGGCTGCAGGATGTCTggatctgtaaaaaaaaaaaagaaaagaaaagaaaagaaaaaagaaaaaaaaaaaggttaaaccCAGAAAACCTTGTCAAAGATTATTGTTCTAAAAGGCGTGGCGGATACAGCAGCTCGGTGAGCCTTTTTCACTGAACTCAAAGTCAGGCATGGTCTCAGAGGACTTACAAGTTTTTGCCTTTATCTGATCAAATTTTGATCAGATAATGATGtgagtatttctttttttttttttttttttgacctgatAAAGTCACTGAGCTGAAACCTCAACAACCGCTCTGCACCAGCCAGCTCGCTTCAGCCGCCTGCAGATCTTTATTGCCGTGCAGAGGGAGATTCAGTCCTAGATAAGTCCTGCTTTCTTCAAGGGTTTAACTGCTATTTCTCAACATGTCCCTTGGTATCAGGCCAGGGTTTTCAGTGCGATGCCAAAATATTTTGGAAGCAGCATCACATCGAGCCGGTTCATTTTAATGGGGGAGTATTTTCATGGGAAAATTCagttatttaattgttttgttcCACCTCTGCATGGCTTGAGAAATATCACAGAAATATCACAAAAGTAACTGAATATCATTGTTTACCACCACACCTTGTTATGGTTCAGTTTAGGTTTTGGAGAGGGGTTAGAGTTATGAAAAGATTGCAAGTGCAAAAAAGGCACCTTGTTGAACATTCAGTGTTTGTCACTTGATAGTTGAGTATCAACACCAGACTAGATATTATGCAtaccagttttaaaaaaatattttaaagtgttttttggtCCAAAAAACAGTCTGACGTCAATCTGTTTATCCCCTGCCTTGTTTGTAATGTTGCTATGGATGCAGttttcatgaaaacatgaatgaatcCCAGTGTGCCTTTCAGAGTCTAAAGTGAATATcatctgttttttatgtttactcTGGCTGGATatccatctctttttttcatcatgtgtATTTCCACACAGAAATCACTTTATTTGTATGCCACTGCGATAAAATCTGTAAATATTGATAGAAATCCTGtttatgctgttgttgtttatacTTGTTTACATATTGGAGGAAACTACTAAAGAATACATGAGGTCAGATGTTTTGATTCATTGTGTTTGCTCT comes from Myripristis murdjan chromosome 12, fMyrMur1.1, whole genome shotgun sequence and encodes:
- the rpl37 gene encoding large ribosomal subunit protein eL37 is translated as MTKGTSSFGKRRNKTHTLCRRCGSKAYHLQKSSCGKCGYPEKRKRKYNWSAKAKRRNTTGTGRLRHLRVVYRRFRNGFREGTTPKPRRAAVAASSSS